One Chlorobaculum limnaeum genomic window carries:
- the accD gene encoding acetyl-CoA carboxylase, carboxyltransferase subunit beta, translating to MVWFKRAIPSIRTTDKRDTPEGLWSKCDACGAALHKKQLEDHLYTCPDCGFHFRISPEIYFSFLFDDGKWEEFDGQLRAADPLAFVDTKNYPDRVRATIAKSGKSEACRNATGKLEGSTLVISAMDFGFIGGSMGSVVGEKIARAADKSVELNAPLIVISQSGGARMMEGAFSLMQMAKTSARLTRLGERRIPFISLMTDPTMGGISASFAMLGDLNISEPKALIGFAGPRVIRDTIKRDLPEGFQRAEFLQEHGFVDVIVHRKDLRSQLSRLLGHMR from the coding sequence ATGGTCTGGTTCAAACGGGCGATTCCTTCGATACGAACGACGGACAAACGCGACACTCCCGAGGGGTTGTGGTCGAAATGCGATGCGTGCGGGGCTGCTCTGCACAAAAAACAGCTCGAAGACCATCTCTATACCTGTCCGGATTGCGGTTTTCACTTCCGCATATCGCCGGAAATCTATTTTTCGTTCCTGTTCGACGATGGCAAGTGGGAAGAGTTTGACGGTCAGCTCAGGGCAGCCGATCCGCTCGCGTTCGTCGATACGAAAAACTATCCCGATCGTGTTCGCGCCACGATTGCAAAATCTGGCAAAAGCGAGGCGTGCCGCAACGCGACCGGTAAGCTGGAGGGATCGACGCTGGTGATCTCGGCGATGGATTTCGGCTTCATTGGCGGCTCGATGGGTTCGGTGGTCGGCGAGAAGATCGCCCGCGCCGCCGACAAAAGCGTGGAGCTGAACGCGCCGCTCATCGTGATTTCGCAGTCCGGCGGCGCGCGCATGATGGAGGGAGCCTTCAGCCTCATGCAGATGGCCAAGACCTCCGCGCGCCTCACCCGCCTCGGTGAGCGCCGCATTCCGTTCATCTCGCTCATGACCGATCCAACGATGGGCGGCATCAGCGCCTCCTTCGCCATGCTCGGCGACCTGAACATCAGCGAACCGAAAGCGCTCATCGGCTTCGCCGGGCCGCGCGTCATCCGCGACACCATCAAGCGCGACCTCCCCGAAGGGTTCCAGCGAGCCGAGTTCCTGCAAGAGCACGGCTTCGTGGACGTCATCGTGCACCGCAAAGATCTGCGCTCACAGCTTTCCAGGCTGCTCGGGCACATGAGGTGA
- the surE gene encoding 5'/3'-nucleotidase SurE, with product MTARTKPHILVSNDDGIEGPGLHALVASMKKIGAVTVVAPAEPQSGKSHAMTLGEPLRIREYQKNNRFFGYTVSGTPVDCIKVALSHILDEKPDLIVSGINYGSNTAMNSLYSGTVAAAREGAIQQVPSLAFSLTTYENADFTYAAKFARQLVRETLRRGLPPDTILSANIPNVPESEIRGVLFTRQGRSRWEESAIERHDMYGNPYYWLGGSLQLHDSDLSEDEYAVRHNYVAVTPIACDMTDHRFRSELETWGLQNTIKK from the coding sequence TTGACAGCAAGAACCAAACCGCATATTCTGGTCAGTAACGACGACGGCATCGAAGGCCCCGGCCTGCACGCGCTCGTCGCCTCGATGAAAAAGATCGGCGCCGTGACGGTGGTCGCGCCCGCCGAACCCCAAAGCGGCAAGAGCCACGCCATGACCCTCGGCGAACCGTTGCGCATCCGGGAGTATCAGAAAAACAACCGCTTTTTCGGCTATACCGTCTCGGGCACGCCGGTCGATTGCATCAAGGTGGCGCTGAGTCACATCCTCGACGAGAAGCCTGATCTGATCGTTTCCGGCATCAACTACGGCAGCAACACAGCCATGAACAGCCTCTACTCCGGCACCGTGGCCGCCGCCCGCGAGGGCGCGATCCAGCAGGTGCCATCGCTCGCCTTTTCGCTGACCACCTACGAGAACGCCGACTTCACCTACGCGGCCAAGTTCGCCCGGCAGCTCGTCCGCGAGACGCTCCGACGTGGCTTGCCGCCCGATACCATCCTCTCGGCCAACATCCCCAACGTGCCTGAAAGCGAGATTCGCGGCGTGCTCTTCACGCGACAGGGGCGGTCGCGATGGGAAGAGTCGGCCATCGAGCGGCACGACATGTACGGCAACCCGTACTACTGGCTCGGCGGTTCGCTCCAGTTGCACGACAGCGACCTTTCGGAGGACGAATATGCCGTCCGGCACAACTACGTTGCCGTCACGCCGATCGCCTGCGACATGACCGACCATCGCTTCAGGAGCGAACTCGAAACCTGGGGCCTCCAGAACACCATCAAGAAGTGA
- the clpP gene encoding ATP-dependent Clp endopeptidase proteolytic subunit ClpP, whose protein sequence is MANINFGFDHHAKKLYSGAIENSINSQLVPMVIETSGRGERAFDIFSRLLRERIIFLGSPIDEHVAGLIMAQLIFLESEDPERDIYIYINSPGGSVSAGLGIYDTMQYIRPDISTVCVGMAASMGAFLLASGTAGKRASLPHSRIMIHQPSGGAQGQETDILIQAREIEKIRHLLEDLLAKHTGQDVSRIREDSERDRWMNATEAKEYGLIDQIFEKRPAPAKQD, encoded by the coding sequence ATGGCAAATATCAATTTCGGATTCGATCATCACGCCAAAAAGCTCTACTCCGGAGCTATTGAAAACAGTATCAACAGCCAGCTCGTGCCGATGGTCATCGAGACCTCGGGCCGTGGCGAGCGGGCGTTTGACATCTTTTCCCGCCTTCTGCGGGAGCGCATCATCTTCCTCGGCTCTCCCATCGACGAGCATGTGGCCGGTCTGATCATGGCGCAGCTCATCTTCCTCGAATCGGAAGATCCGGAGCGCGACATCTACATCTACATCAACTCACCTGGCGGAAGCGTTTCGGCTGGCCTCGGCATCTACGACACGATGCAGTACATTCGCCCCGACATCTCGACGGTCTGCGTCGGCATGGCGGCCAGCATGGGCGCGTTCCTCCTCGCCAGCGGCACGGCTGGCAAGCGGGCGTCGCTGCCGCACTCGCGCATCATGATTCACCAGCCCTCCGGCGGCGCGCAGGGGCAGGAGACCGACATCCTCATCCAGGCCCGCGAGATCGAAAAAATCCGCCACCTCCTTGAAGACCTGCTTGCCAAACACACCGGTCAGGATGTGTCGAGAATTCGCGAGGATTCCGAGCGCGACCGCTGGATGAACGCCACCGAGGCCAAAGAGTACGGCCTGATCGACCAGATTTTCGAAAAGCGTCCAGCACCGGCCAAGCAGGATTGA
- the thyX gene encoding FAD-dependent thymidylate synthase → MQARLISVTRPLIEIDNRQLTPEGLIAYCARVSSPHQETPDYEKLLAYCIEKKHWSVFEMVDMTVEITTSRAISPQILRHRSFCFQEFSQRYAKVQAVEKYQPRRQDVKNRQNSLDDLDDSTVAWFDEAQESIARLGMEKYEEALERGIAKECARVLLPLGTQTRLYMKGSIRSWIHYLEVRTDPATQKEHRDIAEAVQAIFREQFPVTSAALGWK, encoded by the coding sequence ATGCAGGCACGCCTCATCTCCGTCACCAGGCCGCTCATCGAAATCGACAACCGCCAGCTCACGCCGGAAGGACTCATCGCCTACTGCGCCCGCGTATCGAGCCCGCACCAAGAGACGCCCGATTACGAAAAGCTGCTCGCCTACTGCATCGAGAAAAAGCACTGGAGCGTCTTCGAGATGGTGGACATGACCGTCGAGATCACGACCAGCCGCGCCATCAGCCCGCAGATTCTCCGCCATCGCAGCTTCTGCTTTCAGGAGTTCAGCCAGCGATACGCCAAGGTGCAGGCGGTCGAGAAGTACCAGCCAAGGCGACAGGATGTGAAGAACCGCCAGAACTCGCTCGACGACCTCGACGACTCAACCGTCGCCTGGTTCGACGAGGCGCAGGAGAGCATCGCCCGGCTTGGCATGGAGAAGTACGAGGAGGCGCTGGAGAGAGGCATCGCCAAGGAGTGCGCCCGCGTGCTGCTCCCGCTCGGCACCCAGACCCGGCTCTACATGAAGGGGTCGATACGAAGCTGGATCCACTACCTCGAAGTCCGCACCGACCCCGCCACCCAGAAAGAGCACCGCGACATAGCAGAAGCCGTGCAGGCGATTTTCAGGGAGCAGTTCCCCGTGACAAGCGCCGCTTTAGGCTGGAAATAA
- a CDS encoding BamA/TamA family outer membrane protein, whose product MLPAKETRAATIVWPDTLATPNHRYELLPTMRPLRKTVGLALSGGGANGLAQIGVLKALEEENVPIDCIAGTSMGALVGGLYSSGYTAQELESLAISLPWHKLVSLNNDAPRTSTWLEQKSIRDRASIAIRFEKFKLVVPKSLSAAQTLTRTIDLLVLNAPYHTGHSFSELPVAFRAVTTDLLSGRRVTLDSGPLSEAMRASGTIPILYQPIERNGRKLADGGLVANLPVDELERFDAGYKVAIDTHGRMYTNSGDLDVPWKAADQAMSILTQVQYPQQLEKADLIITPDVGDHKATDFSDIRQMIAAGYTKGRLLAPVIRRNIQLAPRNDASIAGFSKSIEGIPDSAEYIEQSRMAKAIIRNETGVKKILNELLETGLFTRAYARLDHRSKKAVFVLEPLPRIDSIEVTGGPDNAVPEKEIVNVFQPLTGKLYTSAVATRSLEELIRLYRNKGYSLVGIESVSVTGKTLAVQLTSGKIEKVEIEQERKITKPMTVRREMAIDSTRAFRYEDAEKTFDNLYGTGVFNRVSLSTESPGWQEKEGNGTLLVRLDEKLPTVLRIGMRYDDTSNAQLLLDFRNENLYGTGNSAGGWAKIGQKNNRFNLEYSMPRIGNTPLTMFTRAFFDQRDFETRQLALIEQSGLQATGKARSLGIQRYGFTTSFGTRVSKNGRLTADVTAQNAQSYIRDTIDEPFATGNLTLASIGGQFIFDSRDSSFLPSGGRYTSIRYSSTSGLSGELDNFWQLAATHEENLSISSSVTLQLTALAGTSSEEVPLSEKFFLGGTGTAYSYRFIGLNDSDLIGNNIAVAGAMLRYRSPIQLLFPTSLTLSYNIGNVWERRSQMSASRLLQGAGAGLVWDTPIGPAQFTIAKPFALERDEVKDAARIDFDDTMLYFSLGHDF is encoded by the coding sequence ATGCTGCCAGCCAAAGAAACCCGTGCCGCGACCATCGTCTGGCCCGACACGCTCGCCACTCCGAATCACCGATATGAACTCCTTCCGACGATGCGCCCGCTCCGCAAAACCGTCGGGCTGGCCCTCTCCGGCGGCGGCGCCAATGGCCTCGCCCAGATCGGCGTACTCAAGGCGCTGGAGGAGGAGAATGTGCCCATCGACTGCATCGCTGGCACCAGCATGGGAGCGCTCGTCGGCGGGCTGTACAGCTCCGGCTACACCGCGCAGGAGCTCGAATCGCTCGCCATTTCCCTTCCCTGGCATAAGCTTGTTTCGCTCAATAACGACGCGCCCAGAACCAGCACCTGGCTCGAACAGAAAAGCATCCGCGACCGCGCCTCGATCGCCATCCGCTTCGAAAAGTTCAAGCTGGTCGTGCCAAAATCGCTGAGCGCGGCGCAGACGCTCACCCGAACCATCGACCTGCTCGTCCTGAACGCCCCCTACCACACCGGCCACTCGTTTTCAGAGCTGCCGGTGGCGTTCCGCGCCGTCACCACCGACCTGCTTTCGGGCCGCCGTGTCACGCTGGACTCCGGGCCGCTCTCGGAGGCGATGCGAGCCAGCGGCACCATTCCGATTCTCTATCAGCCAATCGAGCGGAACGGCCGGAAGCTGGCCGACGGAGGGCTGGTGGCCAACCTGCCCGTCGATGAGCTGGAACGGTTCGACGCGGGCTACAAGGTGGCCATCGACACGCACGGCAGGATGTACACCAACAGCGGCGACCTCGATGTGCCCTGGAAAGCCGCCGACCAGGCAATGAGCATCCTGACTCAGGTTCAGTACCCGCAGCAGCTCGAAAAAGCCGACCTGATCATCACTCCGGACGTTGGCGACCACAAGGCGACCGATTTTTCCGATATTCGCCAGATGATCGCCGCCGGATACACCAAGGGCCGCCTGCTCGCCCCGGTCATCAGGCGAAACATCCAGCTCGCGCCACGAAACGACGCCAGCATTGCCGGATTCAGCAAAAGCATCGAGGGCATTCCGGACTCTGCCGAGTATATCGAACAGTCGAGAATGGCGAAAGCGATCATCCGCAACGAAACCGGTGTCAAGAAAATCCTGAACGAACTGCTCGAAACCGGCCTCTTCACACGAGCTTATGCCCGGCTCGACCATCGGTCGAAAAAAGCGGTTTTCGTCCTCGAACCGCTGCCAAGGATCGACAGCATCGAGGTCACCGGCGGCCCCGACAATGCCGTTCCCGAAAAAGAGATCGTCAACGTATTTCAACCCCTCACCGGAAAACTCTACACCAGCGCGGTCGCGACCAGGTCGCTTGAAGAACTGATCCGTCTCTACCGGAACAAGGGGTACAGCCTCGTGGGAATCGAAAGCGTCTCCGTGACCGGCAAAACGCTCGCGGTTCAGCTCACTTCGGGAAAAATCGAAAAGGTCGAGATCGAACAGGAGCGAAAGATCACCAAACCGATGACCGTCAGACGGGAGATGGCCATCGACTCCACCAGGGCATTCCGGTACGAGGATGCCGAAAAAACATTCGACAATCTCTACGGAACGGGCGTCTTCAACCGGGTCTCGCTGAGCACGGAAAGCCCAGGCTGGCAGGAAAAGGAGGGCAACGGCACGCTGCTCGTCCGGCTCGACGAGAAGCTGCCCACCGTGCTGCGTATCGGCATGCGCTACGACGATACCTCGAATGCGCAACTCCTGCTCGATTTCAGGAACGAAAACCTCTATGGCACGGGAAACTCCGCTGGAGGCTGGGCCAAGATCGGCCAGAAGAACAATCGCTTCAATCTCGAATACAGCATGCCGCGAATCGGAAACACGCCGCTGACCATGTTCACGAGGGCATTTTTCGACCAGCGCGATTTCGAAACCCGCCAGCTTGCGCTCATCGAGCAATCGGGCTTGCAGGCGACCGGCAAGGCCCGCTCGCTCGGCATCCAGCGCTACGGCTTCACCACCTCGTTCGGCACCCGGGTCAGCAAAAACGGCCGTCTGACGGCAGACGTCACCGCGCAGAACGCCCAGTCGTACATCAGGGACACTATCGACGAGCCATTCGCCACCGGAAACCTCACGCTCGCCTCCATCGGCGGACAGTTCATCTTCGACAGTCGCGACAGTTCGTTCCTGCCCTCGGGCGGACGATATACCAGCATCCGGTACAGCTCGACCTCCGGTCTTTCCGGCGAGCTGGACAATTTCTGGCAACTGGCGGCGACGCATGAGGAGAACCTCTCGATCAGTTCGTCCGTCACGCTTCAGTTGACGGCGCTGGCCGGAACCAGCAGCGAGGAGGTTCCGCTCTCCGAAAAATTCTTCCTCGGCGGAACGGGCACCGCCTACAGTTACCGTTTCATCGGCCTGAATGACAGCGACCTCATCGGCAACAACATCGCCGTCGCCGGAGCGATGCTGCGCTACAGGTCGCCGATACAGCTCCTTTTCCCGACCTCGCTCACCCTGTCGTACAACATCGGTAATGTCTGGGAGCGGCGCTCGCAGATGTCCGCCAGCCGACTGCTTCAGGGCGCGGGCGCGGGGCTGGTGTGGGATACGCCGATCGGACCAGCGCAGTTCACCATCGCCAAGCCGTTCGCGTTAGAACGCGATGAGGTCAAGGATGCCGCCCGGATCGACTTTGACGATACCATGCTCTATTTCAGCCTTGGCCATGACTTTTGA
- a CDS encoding valine--tRNA ligase, translating into MSDHSAQNLDKTYNHHEVEERWRSAHWEALGAFHAESSRVREGGAPPYTVLMPPPNVTGSLTLGHVLNHTLQDIFIRHARMTGKEALWLPGTDHAGIATQTVVEKRLRTEGVTRHDLGRRDFLDKVWEWRDEYGGLILRQLRKLGISCDWRRNLFTMDDRASEAVINTFVALYREGLIYRGRRIINWCPVSQTALSDEEVIMKSRRDKLVYVSYPLAKDPSRSITIATVRPETILADVAIAVNPNDERYRDLIGELVIVPVAGRHVPVIADDYVDIEFGTGALKITPAHDPNDYEVAKRHNLPVFSVIGKDARMTDECGYAGMDRFEARDKIVADLEELGHLVKVEEYEHNVGYSERADVVVEPYLSEQWFVRMQPLAEPALRAVNDGEIRFHPEHWINTYRHWMENIQDWCISRQLWWGHRIPAWYDDKGNVWVAASYDEACHLAGTDKLSQDEDVLDTWFSSWLWPLTTLGWTGLHSDNDDLRAFYPTDTLVTGPDIIFFWVARMIMAGMHFRGDVPFRDVYFTSIIRDIKGRKLSKSLGNSPDPLKVIDAYGTDALRFTIVYIAPLGQDVLFGEEKCELGRNFATKIWNASRFVFMQREKLFATREEFVESFSSFTPDRALMSSAGLWLMSRYNAMLERYHTAMANFRVNDMVKIVHEFFWADYCDWYVEALKSELAGETSEERSRHAVCLAVSVLEGVLKALHPVMPFITDEIWHVIAPRGNDETIAKTAMPQADTASWRADDAAAFDMVRNMVSEIRSLRSAFNVPHDLRAQAVIRAASGEALAALEAGKAIFPALTRCDTELGERVERPAHSAASVVDGNELFIRLEGLISFEKEKNRLQKEISKVTAYIESLQKKLSNQGFVANAPAEVVAKEQEKLVESRSLVLKLQGNLEVLS; encoded by the coding sequence ATGAGTGACCATTCCGCGCAGAATCTCGACAAAACCTATAACCACCACGAAGTAGAAGAGCGCTGGCGAAGCGCGCACTGGGAGGCGCTTGGCGCGTTCCACGCCGAGAGCTCGCGCGTGCGCGAAGGTGGCGCGCCGCCCTACACCGTGCTGATGCCGCCGCCGAACGTGACCGGCAGCCTCACACTTGGCCACGTGCTGAACCACACGCTTCAGGATATTTTCATCCGCCACGCCCGCATGACCGGCAAGGAGGCGCTCTGGCTTCCCGGTACCGACCACGCCGGTATCGCGACCCAGACGGTGGTCGAGAAGCGGCTGCGCACTGAGGGGGTCACCCGCCACGATCTCGGGCGGCGCGACTTTCTCGACAAGGTGTGGGAGTGGCGCGACGAGTACGGCGGCCTGATCTTGCGGCAGCTCCGCAAGCTCGGCATCTCCTGCGACTGGCGGCGCAACCTCTTCACGATGGACGATCGCGCCTCCGAGGCGGTCATCAACACCTTCGTCGCGCTCTATCGCGAGGGGCTGATCTACCGTGGCCGTCGCATTATCAACTGGTGCCCGGTGTCGCAGACGGCGCTTTCGGACGAAGAGGTGATCATGAAGTCCCGCCGCGACAAGCTGGTTTACGTCAGCTATCCGCTGGCCAAAGACCCGTCGCGCTCGATCACCATCGCCACGGTGCGTCCCGAAACGATCCTCGCCGACGTGGCCATCGCGGTCAACCCGAACGACGAGCGTTACCGTGATCTCATCGGTGAACTGGTGATCGTGCCGGTTGCCGGACGCCACGTGCCGGTTATCGCCGACGATTATGTCGATATCGAGTTCGGCACCGGCGCGCTGAAGATCACGCCGGCGCACGACCCGAACGACTACGAAGTGGCCAAGCGCCACAATCTTCCGGTCTTTTCGGTGATCGGCAAGGACGCCCGTATGACCGACGAGTGCGGCTACGCGGGGATGGATCGTTTCGAGGCTCGCGACAAGATCGTCGCCGATCTCGAAGAGCTGGGCCATCTCGTCAAGGTCGAGGAGTACGAGCACAACGTTGGCTACTCCGAACGCGCAGACGTGGTTGTCGAACCCTACCTCTCCGAGCAGTGGTTCGTCAGGATGCAGCCGCTCGCCGAACCGGCGCTCAGGGCGGTCAACGACGGTGAAATCCGCTTCCACCCGGAGCACTGGATCAACACCTACCGCCACTGGATGGAGAACATTCAGGACTGGTGCATCTCGCGCCAGCTCTGGTGGGGCCACCGCATTCCGGCCTGGTACGACGACAAGGGCAACGTCTGGGTCGCCGCCTCTTACGACGAGGCGTGTCACCTGGCGGGCACCGACAAGCTCTCGCAGGACGAGGATGTGCTCGACACCTGGTTCTCTTCGTGGCTCTGGCCGCTGACCACCCTCGGCTGGACGGGGCTGCACAGCGACAACGACGACCTCCGCGCCTTCTACCCGACCGACACGCTCGTCACCGGCCCGGACATCATCTTCTTCTGGGTGGCTCGCATGATCATGGCCGGTATGCACTTCAGGGGCGACGTGCCGTTCCGCGACGTCTACTTCACGAGCATCATCCGCGACATCAAGGGGCGCAAGCTCTCCAAGTCGCTCGGCAACTCGCCCGACCCGCTCAAGGTGATCGACGCCTACGGCACGGACGCCCTGCGCTTCACCATCGTCTATATCGCGCCGCTCGGCCAGGATGTGCTCTTCGGCGAGGAGAAGTGCGAGCTTGGCCGCAACTTCGCCACCAAAATCTGGAACGCTTCGCGCTTCGTCTTCATGCAGCGAGAAAAGCTCTTCGCCACCCGCGAGGAGTTCGTCGAGTCATTCTCGTCGTTTACGCCTGACCGCGCCCTCATGTCCTCCGCCGGACTCTGGCTCATGTCACGCTACAACGCCATGCTCGAACGCTACCATACTGCGATGGCGAACTTCAGGGTGAACGACATGGTCAAGATCGTACACGAGTTCTTCTGGGCCGACTACTGCGACTGGTACGTCGAGGCACTCAAGAGCGAGCTGGCGGGCGAGACCTCCGAAGAGCGTTCGCGCCACGCGGTCTGCCTGGCCGTTTCGGTGCTCGAAGGGGTGCTCAAGGCGCTGCATCCGGTGATGCCGTTCATCACCGACGAAATCTGGCACGTCATCGCTCCGCGCGGCAACGACGAGACCATCGCGAAAACCGCCATGCCGCAAGCTGACACCGCGTCGTGGAGGGCTGACGATGCCGCCGCGTTCGACATGGTGCGCAACATGGTATCGGAAATCCGCAGCCTCCGCTCGGCCTTCAACGTGCCGCACGACCTGCGGGCGCAGGCGGTCATCCGGGCGGCATCCGGAGAAGCGCTTGCGGCGCTCGAAGCTGGCAAGGCGATCTTTCCGGCGCTGACCAGGTGCGACACAGAGCTTGGAGAACGCGTCGAACGGCCTGCTCACTCGGCGGCTTCGGTGGTTGACGGCAATGAACTTTTTATCAGGTTAGAGGGGTTAATATCGTTCGAAAAGGAAAAAAACCGCCTTCAGAAAGAGATCTCCAAAGTGACGGCCTACATCGAATCGTTACAGAAAAAACTTTCAAATCAGGGATTCGTTGCCAACGCACCAGCGGAGGTCGTGGCGAAGGAGCAGGAAAAGCTCGTAGAGTCGCGTTCGCTCGTGTTGAAGCTTCAGGGGAATCTCGAAGTTCTCTCGTAG
- a CDS encoding sigma-70 family RNA polymerase sigma factor, which yields MRQLKISKQITNRESLSLDRYLQEIGKYDLLTAEDEVKLTKAIKEGYDMPVDTVEYKRAKRALDKLIKGNLRFVVSVAKQYQNQGLTLGDLINEGNLGLIKAAKRFDETRGFKFISYAVWWIRQSILQALAEQSRIVRLPLNRVGTLNKISKAYSQLEQEYERDPNTKELANLLDMDSQDVADTLKIAGRHVSVDAPFAQGDDNRLLDVLQNDGHMPDHGLNRDSLTLEVERSLSVLAPREADVIRSYFGIGMDNPLTLEEIGEKFKLTRERVRQIKEKAIRRLRQSAYNKVLKEYIGS from the coding sequence ATGAGGCAGTTGAAAATAAGTAAACAGATTACCAACAGGGAGAGCCTCTCCCTCGACCGTTATCTCCAGGAGATCGGCAAGTACGATCTTTTGACGGCCGAAGACGAGGTAAAGCTTACCAAAGCTATCAAGGAAGGCTACGACATGCCGGTCGATACCGTCGAGTACAAACGCGCAAAGCGTGCGCTCGACAAGCTCATCAAGGGCAACCTCCGCTTCGTGGTCTCGGTGGCCAAGCAGTATCAGAACCAGGGCCTGACCCTCGGCGACCTTATCAACGAGGGAAACCTCGGCCTGATCAAGGCGGCCAAGCGGTTCGACGAAACCCGAGGCTTCAAGTTCATCTCCTACGCCGTGTGGTGGATCCGGCAGTCGATTCTCCAGGCGCTCGCCGAGCAGTCCCGAATCGTGCGCTTGCCACTCAACAGGGTTGGCACGCTCAACAAGATCAGCAAGGCGTACAGCCAGCTCGAACAGGAGTACGAGCGCGACCCGAACACCAAGGAGCTTGCCAACCTGCTCGACATGGACTCGCAGGATGTGGCCGACACCCTCAAGATCGCCGGACGCCACGTTTCGGTCGATGCGCCCTTCGCGCAGGGTGACGACAACCGCCTGCTCGACGTGTTGCAGAACGACGGCCACATGCCCGACCACGGCCTGAACCGCGACTCGCTCACGCTCGAAGTCGAGCGTTCGCTCTCGGTGCTCGCGCCGCGTGAAGCCGACGTGATCCGCTCCTACTTCGGTATCGGCATGGACAACCCGCTCACGCTCGAAGAGATCGGCGAAAAGTTCAAGCTCACCCGCGAGCGCGTCCGCCAGATCAAGGAAAAAGCGATCCGCCGCCTTCGCCAGTCCGCCTACAACAAGGTACTCAAGGAGTACATCGGAAGCTGA
- a CDS encoding SAM hydrolase/SAM-dependent halogenase family protein translates to MLQPPLIALMTDFGLEDAFVGVMKGVIATICREARVIDLTHAISAQNVRQAAFHLDRSIGYFPAETIFVCVVDPGVGTARRAIGVQAGPHRFVAPDNGLLTPVFERWPDARCHELTNAAYQLPNKSATFHGRDLFSPAAAHLAAGVPLEAFGPSIDVAECQRIELWQNRPLEDGKGWQGEIIATDHFGNLITSFEAGMIADGEGWQVSVGNAEPLRIVRTYGEAEPGHPLAYTGSSGMIEIAIRNGNASAELGVGEGDAVEAREGSKTDKNLN, encoded by the coding sequence ATGCTTCAGCCGCCCCTCATCGCGCTCATGACCGACTTCGGCCTCGAAGACGCCTTTGTCGGCGTCATGAAAGGGGTGATCGCCACCATCTGCCGCGAGGCGCGCGTCATCGACCTCACCCACGCCATCAGCGCCCAGAACGTCCGGCAGGCGGCCTTCCACCTCGACCGCTCCATCGGCTACTTCCCGGCGGAGACGATCTTCGTCTGCGTCGTCGATCCCGGCGTCGGCACCGCCCGCAGAGCCATCGGCGTCCAGGCCGGGCCACACCGCTTCGTCGCGCCGGACAACGGCTTGCTCACGCCGGTCTTCGAGCGCTGGCCCGATGCGCGCTGCCACGAACTGACGAACGCCGCCTACCAGCTCCCGAACAAAAGCGCCACCTTCCACGGCCGCGACCTCTTCTCCCCCGCCGCCGCCCACCTCGCCGCCGGAGTGCCGCTGGAGGCCTTCGGGCCATCGATTGACGTCGCGGAGTGCCAGCGAATCGAGCTGTGGCAAAACCGCCCATTGGAGGACGGTAAAGGCTGGCAAGGCGAAATCATAGCCACCGACCACTTCGGCAACCTCATCACCTCCTTCGAAGCCGGGATGATCGCGGATGGCGAGGGCTGGCAAGTTTCAGTTGGAAACGCCGAGCCACTTCGAATCGTACGAACCTACGGCGAAGCAGAGCCGGGCCACCCGCTCGCCTACACCGGCAGCAGCGGCATGATCGAAATTGCAATCCGCAACGGAAATGCGAGTGCGGAGTTGGGAGTTGGCGAGGGGGATGCGGTGGAAGCAAGGGAGGGGTCAAAAACTGATAAAAATCTGAACTGA